In Colletotrichum higginsianum IMI 349063 chromosome 3, whole genome shotgun sequence, a genomic segment contains:
- a CDS encoding PLU-1-like protein, with the protein MVPAPTTGGSAAANGTGSANASSRASPAVGAPNTASAKSKAAQGNSNGPRPTNSQVPLSSMRSAPLDLTSVERRGQATAVKEPVKKKTRPHGLEEAPTYYPTEEEWKDPMEYIKKVSPEAKKFGLCKIVPPSSWNPDFAIDTEVFHFRTRKQELNSVEGSGLLQYQSLDGSSMLTNLGTRANMSYLDALAKFHRQQGNNLHRLPYVDKKPLDLYRLKKAVEARGGFDKVCKLKKWAEIGRDLGYSGKIMSSLSTSLKNSYQRWLCPYEEYLRLAKPGVHQQLELENGGPYTPSPAVTPMKRSNVNTPSSARADSPARSASDALQASINGLKKEGDRDTPMTDAPPTPAPVTSGFRAINTGGFTAVNSGFKSVNRPTPQDDVTSTPPSKSFSPVNSAKNTPDYRPSNLGPAALKRQISCESLDLAKKDTATDKDDGDTGSSSRRSKQTVPTVAGSHMSLFRPSVPRIPRDEASNPGEKCEQCGKAEETGPLVVCESCDQAYHCTCLDPPLKHKPESEWNCPRCLVGDGQYGFEEGGLYSLKQFQQKAADFKQGYFEKKMPFDPTLNCHRPVTEEDVETEFWRLVADIEETVEVEYGADIHCTTHGSGFPTVERHPNNPYSTDPWNLNLLPLHPDSLFRHIKSDISGMTVPWVYVGMIFSTFCWHNEDHYAYSANYQHFGATKTWYGIPGEDAEKFEAAMREAVPELFETQPDLLFQLVTLLTPEQLKKAGVRVSALDQRAGQFVITFPQAYHAGFNHGFNFNEAVNFAPCDWEPFGLSGVERLQVFRRQPCFSHDELLWTATEGTTNNGLTIQTAKWLAPALDRIKKREVVDRADFVAKHLEPQWHDCGLAGKDGASCPLTFEIDDTDVPEEEYQCSYCKAFTYLSRFKCLKSGKILCLAHAGHQPCCDMPERQRIHGEGHAVIYRQSEEDIDAIYAKVLEKARTPEAWEEKYEKLLEEEATPSLKTLRNLLHEGEKIPHDLPSLPLLREFVERCNEWVEEATNYTIRKQQNRRKSEKSILNRKNSLDQKERDARNVSNVYRLLNEAEQIGFDCPEITQLRERAEAIEAFQKNAAKALEQIHLAELSEIEDLLEEGRTFNVDMPEVDRLSRVLEQLRWNEKARNNRGTHMSLNEVRELIEEGKHLDIPPYNDHLSFYIDQMNLGQQWEKKARELIVAEIVHYPQLEALSMQVAANFLPVSADTLAAVDQILYKQREAHRQIVDLTERSRNPDIRKRPKYAEVAEIMRRLDDLNSKPNGTLDLEREQKRHEDWMREGKKLFGKTNAPLHILKSHMDYVFERNQDCFDIVNDKPRMPAEPASREASPDQKVHRWEDPRFREVFCICRKVEAGMMIEYHGKCLKIARGKVKDEDKYTCPICDWRVKIPRDAARPKLEELITWSEKIPSLPFQPEEEEVLTKIIDNAQDFRNHIAGYCNPVVSTESEADTQRFYLRKIEGAEILLAYETNFFRQELHKWCPVAPNAPPVLEVSKSTRKPRPTKLQKLLAQFGVDDPEDLPENMKAKAASLKRKAQNAEAAAAAAAAAAAASATGATVPPGMPGHGRKSEQSSATPPSTSHGNRRSIGSNHDAMDIDSGPTLHPGLFLSNGAPGPQLVVGNSSLSLEERLLQGQEDGLNLHTEAGKSKALEILRRTEVGRKRAVEMFGPDVFKGDVGMLNGRDDVPRSQEEERAVNKMFDDLTNQDDDDGKRKQESFDGPITAESLESERNGMDALLDGD; encoded by the exons ATGGTGCCTGCCCCTACGACAGGCGGTAGTGCCGCTGCCAACGGCACTGGGAGTGCCAATGCGAGTTCACGAGCTTCcccggccgtcggcgcccccAACACGGCCTCGGCTAAGTCGAAGGCCGCCCAGGGTAACTCCAACGGCCCTCGCCCGACGAACTCTCAAGTCCCCCTCAGCTCCATGCGAAGCGCACCTCTCGACTTGACATCGGTCGAGCGACGCGGTCAGGCGACAGCGGTCAAGGAACCCGTCAAGAAGAAAACCCGCCCCCATGGTCTCGAGGAGGCGCCCACCTACTATCCGACAGAGGAGGAGTGGAAGGACCCGATGGAGTACATTAAGAAGGTCTCCCCGGAGGCGAAGAAATTCGGCTTGTGCAAGATCGTGCCGCCAAGTTCGTGGAACCCGGACTTTGCAATTGATACCGAG GTATTCCACTTTAGAACCAGAAAGCAGGAGTTGAACTCGGTCGAAGGAAGTGGGTTGCTGCAATACCAATCTCTCGACGGAAGTTCGATGCTGACAAACCTAGGCACACGAGCAAACATGTCATATCTTGACGCGCTCGCCAAATTCCACAGACAGCAAGGAAACAACCTGCATCGCCTTCCCTACGTCGACAAGAAGCCTCTTGATCTGTATCGTCTTAAGAAAGCCGTCGAAGCTCGCGGCGGGTTCGACAAGGTTTGTAAGCTGAAGAAGTGGGCTGAAATTGGACGTGATCTGGGATATAGCGGAAAGATCATGTCTTCCCTGTCCACATCGCTTAAGAACTCGTATCAGAGATGGCTCTGCCCATATGAGGAGTATTTGAGGCTCGCCAAGCCAGGAGTTCATCAACAGCTTGAACTGGAGAACGGCGGCCCCTACACCCCTAGCCCTGCTGTCACTCCCATGAAGCGATCCAACGTCAATACTCCTTCCAGCGCCCGAGCCGATTCCCCTGCCCGTAGCGCCTCGGATGCGCTGCAGGCAAGCATCAACGGCCTTAAGAAGGAGGGTGACCGGGACACCCCTATGACTGATGCACCACCTACGCCTGCTCCGGTCACCTCAGGCTTCAGAGCAATCAACACAGGGGGCTTTACCGCAGTCAACTCTGGGTTTAAGAGCGTCAACCGGCCCACACCTCAGGACGATGTCACCAGCACGCCACCATCCAAATCTTTCAGCCCGGTAAATTCTGCGAAGAACACACCTGACTATCGGCCATCAAATCTTGGTCCTGCGGCGCTCAAACGTCAAATTAGCTGTGAGAGCCTTGACCTGGCGAAGAAGGATACCGCCACAGACAAGGATGACGGTGATActgggagcagcagcagacgaAGCAAAC AAACTGTGCCGACTGTCGCTGGATCACACATGTCTCTGTTCCGCCCTTCCGTGCCTAGAATCCCCCGAGATGAGGCATCTAACCCTGGTGAG AAATGCGAGCAATGTGGCAAAGCCGAAGAGACTGGCCCTCTTGTCGTCTGCGAGTCCTGCGACCAAGCCTATCACTGCACATGCCTCGACCCTCCGCTGAAGCACAAGCCTGAATCGGAGTGGAACTGCCCGAGGTGTCTTGTCGGTGATGGTCAGTATGGTTTTGAGGAAGGCGGCCTGTACTCCCTCAAGCAGTTTCAGCAGAAGGCTGCGGACTTCAAGCAGGGTTACTTTGAGAAGAAGATGCCGTTCGACCCAACCCTTAACTGCCATCGCCCGGTCACCGAAGAGGATGTCGAGACGGAGTTTTGGCGCCTTGTCGCTGACATCGAGGAGACGGTCGAAGTCGAATACGGTGCCGACATCCACTGCACCACCCATGGATCGGGTTTCCCGACGGTCGAGAGACATCCTAACAACCCCTACTCGACTGATCCTTGGAATCTTAACTTGCTGCCTCTGCATCCCGATAGTCTGTTTAGACACATCAAGTCTGACATCTCTGGCATGACGGTGCCTTGGGTATATGTCGGCATGATCTTCTCGACCTTTTGCTGGCACAACGAAGACCACTACGCATACTCCGCCAACTACCAACATTTTGGCGCGACCAAGACCTGGTACGGTATTCCGGGCGAGGATGCTGAAAAGTTCGAAGCCGCAATGCGCGAGGCTGTCCCTGAGCTCTTCGAAACGCAGCCCGACCTCCTCTTTCAGCTGGTGACCCTCTTGACTCCGGAGCAGTTAAAGAAGGCTGGCGTTCGAGTTTCCGCCCTCGACCAGCGTGCAGGCCAGTTCGTCATCACCTTCCCGCAAGCTTACCACGCCGGCTTCAATCACGGCTTCAACTTCAACGAAGCCGTAAACTTTGCCCCTTGCGACTGGGAGCCTTTCGGTCTTTCGGGCGTTGAGAGGCTACAGGTTTTCCGCAGGCAGCCCTGCTTCTCGCATGACGAGCTGCTTTGGACCGCTACTGAGGGCACGACCAACAACGGCCTCACGATCCAGACAGCCAAATGGCTCGCCCCGGCACTGGATCGGATCAAGAAACGTGAGGTCGTCGACCGGGCCGATTTTGTGGCGAAGCATCTGGAGCCACAGTGGCACGACTGTGGCCTGGCTGGCAAAGACGGCGCCTCTTGTCCTTTGACGTTTGAGATCGATGACACGGACGTTCCCGAGGAGGAGTACCAATGCTCTTACTGCAAAGCCTTCACCTACCTGTCTAGGTTCAAATGTCTAAAGTCGGGCAAGATTCTGTGCCTCGCACATGCGGGCCACCAGCCATGCTGCGACATGCCCGAACGGCAACGGATACACGGCGAGGGCCATGCCGTCATCTACAGGCAGTCCGAAGAAGACATCGACGCAATCTATGCGAAGGTGCTCGAAAAGGCGCGCACGCCAGAGGCCTGGGAAGAGAAGTACGAGAAGCTTTTGGAAGAAGAGGCTACGCCTTCTCTTAAGACTCTTCGGAATCTCCTACACGAGGGTGAGAAAATACCCCATGACCTACCCTCGCTCCCTTTGCTTCGGGAATTCGTCGAACGCTGCAACGAGTGGGTGGAAGAGGCCACCAACTACACGATTCGGAAGCAGCAGAATAGGCGCAAGAGCGAAAAGTCCATCCTCAACCGAAAGAACTCACTGGACCAAAAGGAACGCGATGCGCGCAATGTTTCCAACGTGTACCGTCTCCTCAACGAGGCTGAGCAAATAGGATTCGACTGCCCTGAGATCACCCAGCTGAGGGAGCGGGCtgaggccatcgaggcctTCCAGAAGAACGCAGCTAAAGCGCTGGAACAGATCCACCTCGCCGAGCTCTCCGAAATCGAAGACCTACTTGAGGAGGGCCGGACGTTCAATGTCGACATGCCCGAAGTCGATCGCCTGTCGCGAGTTCTCGAGCAACTCAGGTGGAACGAAAAGGCTAGGAACAACAGAGGCACCCACATGTCGCTCAACGAAGTGCGTGAGCTCATCGAAGAGGGCAAGCACCTGGACATTCCACCGTACAACGACCACCTGTCCTTCTACATCGACCAGATGAACCTTGGCCAGCagtgggagaagaaggcacGGGAATTGATCGTTGCCGAAATTGTCCACTACCCTCAGCTAGAGGCTTTGTCGATGCAGGTTGCCGCCAATTTCCTACCTGTCTCAGCTGACACCTTGGCTGCTGTGGACCAGATCCTCTACAAGCAAAGAGAGGCTCACCGCCAGATCGTGGACTTGACCGAGAGATCGCGCAATCCCGACATCCGGAAGAGACCAAAGTacgccgaggttgccgagATCATGCGTCGACTCGACGACTTGAACTCGAAACCCAATGGCACGTTGGACCTGGAGCGTGAGCAGAAGCGCCATGAGGACTGGATGCGAGAGGGCAAGAAGCTGTTTGGCAAAACCAACGCACCTCTCCACATTCTCAAGAGTCACATGGACTATGTCTTTGAGCGGAATCAAGACTGTTTCGACATTGTCAATGATAAGCCTCGCATGCCGGCCGAACCCGCCTCGAGAGAAGCCAGCCCAGATCAAAAGGTGCACCGGTGGGAAGACCCTCGCTTCCGGGAAGTTTTCTGCATTTGTCGCAAGGTGGAGGCTGGCATGATGATTGA GTACCACGGAAAGTGCCTCAAGATTGCCCGGGGGAAggtcaaggacgaggacaagTACACATGCCCGATATGCGACTGGCGTGTCAAAATCCCCCGAGATGCCGCCCGACCCAAGTTGGAGGAGCTCATTACATGGTCTGAGAAGATTCCAAGCCTGCCTTTCCAAccggaggaagaggaggtcTTGACGAAAATTATCGACAATGCCCAGGACTTCCGAAACCACATTGCCGGATACTGCAACCCTGTCGTGTCTACCGAGTCCGAGGCCGACACACAACGGTTCTATCTGCGCAAGATtgagggcgccgagatcCTGCTCGCCTACGAGACCAATTTCTTCCGACAAGAGTTGCATAAGTGGTGCCCCGTTGCGCCAAACGCACCCCCCGTCCTCGAGGTCTCCAAGAGCACACGCAAGCCACGACCGACCAAGCTCCAGAAGCTTTTGGCCCAATTTGGCGTCGATGACCCCGAGGACCTGCCAGAGAATATGAAAGCCAAGGCAGCCAGCCTGAAGCGGAAAGCCCAGAATGCCgaggctgcggcggctgcggctgcggctgctgcggccgCCTCTGCAACTGGTGCGACGGTCCCCCCTGGCATGCCGGGCCACGGTCGCAAGTCGGAACAATCGTCAGCGACACCCCCCAGCACGTCTCATGGCAACCGCCGGTCCATCGGCAGCAACCACGACGCTATGGACATTGACAGCGGCCCGACGCTTCATCCAGGCTTGTTCTTGTCCAACGGCGCACCCGGCCCGCAGCTTGTCGTCGGCAACTCGTCGCTGTCTCTTGAGGAGCGCTTGCTCCAGGGCCAGGAAGATGGGCTTAACCTGCACACGGAGGCTGGCAAGAGTAAGGCTCTCGAGATACTACGTCGGACCGAAGTGGGTCGGAAGCGGGCGGTGGAGATGTTCGGCCCCGACGTGTTCAAGGGCGACGTTGGCATGCTCAACGGCCGAGACGATGTGCCTCGGTCTCAAGAAGAGGAGCGAGCAGTGAACAAGATGTTTGACGATCTCACGAAccaagacgatgacgacggcaagaGAAAGCAGGAATCTTTTGATGGACCTATCACGGCGGAAAGTCTCGAGAGCGAGCGAAATGGCATGgacgccctgctcgacggcgattAG
- a CDS encoding Succinate dehydrogenase cytochrome b subunit, with product MIAQRVGVSALRRAAGKPSVFFNSQIPKIVASSSMSTTQIRPVATSKLTPDDGLELLAKQRLNRPISPHLTIYKIEQTWFGASIWTRITGAGLSGAFYVYFGTYLVAPLLGWHVETQSLVAAFGALPLAAKGGLKFLVAWPFTFHFFNGIRHLSYDLVKGFSKPDIVKWGWVIWSTSLVSAAGLAFAW from the exons ATGATTGCGCAACGGGTGGGCGTGTCGGCCCTGCGCCGAG CGGCAGGAAAGCcctccgtcttcttcaactcCCAGATCCCCAAGATTGTTGCCTCTTCGAGCATGTCGACGACCCAAATCCG CCCCGTCGCGACCTCGAAGCTCACACCCGATGACGGCCTTGAACTCCTCGCCAAGCAGCGCCTCAACCGCCCCATCTCCCCGCACCTGACCATCTACAAGATCGAGCAGACCTGGTTCGGCGCCTCCATCTGGACCCgcatcaccggcgccggcctgtcTGGCGCCTTTTACGTTTACTTCGGCACCTACCTCGTCGCGCCCCTGCTCGGATGGCACGTCGAGACCCAGtcgctcgtcgccgccttcggcgCCTtgcccctcgccgccaagggcggTCTCAAGTTCCTCGTCGCCTGGCCCTTCACCTTCCACTTCTTCAACGGCATCCGCCACCTGTCGTACGACCTCGTCAAGGGCTTCAGCAAGCCCGACATCGTCAAGTGGGGCTGGGTCATCTGGTCCACCTCGCTGGTCTCGGCTGCCGGCCTGGCTTTTGCGTGGTAA
- a CDS encoding TATA box binding protein associated factor, protein MAAQDAPKLLWNPDNVKDVAESVGIPNLHDDALRCLTQDVEYRIGQVLVEALRFMRASRRTTLTVNDISTALKALNIEPLYGYDSTRPLRYGEASLGPGQPLFYIEDEEVDFEKLINAPLPKVPRDMSFTAHWLAIEGVQPSIPQNPTTAESRSQELVPKGPGANPALAALAGNDSISFRPAVKHVVSKELILYFEKVQNAILDDNPDEEVVRLRHAALESVRDDPGLHQLIPYFINFVANQVTHRLDDVFTLRQAMELTAALIANTKLYLDPYANAIAAPVLTCILGRKIGAEDGADAMREQYQLREFSASLLGQIARKYAASNNLLRPKLVRTCLKFFMDPDKPPATHFGAITGVASAGGPEAVRVLVLKCLRAYNDNILQPLRDRGEGVEFEMLVGGILKAIATMIEDERVAVNGINGTANNYAAELNEFIGPILGERLNSLGNRRLIKHVLDARNIE, encoded by the exons ATGGCGGCACAGGACGCGCCAAAGCTGCTGTGGAACCCAGACAACGTCAAAGACGTCGCCGAGTCGGTCGGCATCCCCAACCtccacgacgacgccctGCGCTGCCTGACCCAGGATGTCGAGTACCGCATCGgccaggtcctcgtcgaggccctgcgcTTCATGCGCGCCTCCCGCCGCACCACCCTGACCGTCAATGACATCAGCACcgccctcaaggccctcAACATCGAACCGCTCTACGGGTACGATTCGACGCGTCCGCTGCGATATGGCGAGGCCAGCCTGGGTCCCGGCCAGCCGCTGTTCTACattgaggacgaggaggtcgactTTGAGAAGCTCATCAACGCTCCTCTGCCCAAAGTGCCGCGTGATATGAGCTTCACAG CACACTGGCTCGCCATCGAAGGCGTCCAACCCTCCATCCCGCAGaacccgacgacggccgaaTCGCGAAGCCAGGAACTCGTGCCCAAGGGCCCCGGCGCCAAccctgccctcgccgcccttgccggcAACGACAGCATCTCCTTCCGCCCCGCCGTGAAGCACGTCGTCTCGAAGGAGCTCATCCTCTACTTCGAAAAGGTCCAGAacgccatcctcgacgacaacccggacgaggaggtcgtgcGCCTCCGCCACGCTGCCCTAGAGTCCGTCCGCGACGACCCGGGCCTGCACCAACTGATCCCCTACTTCATCAACTTCGTCGCCAACCAGGTCACCcaccgcctcgacgacgtcttcACACTGCGCCAGGCCATGGAGCTCACGGCCGCCCTCATCGCCAACACCAAGCTCTACCTCGATCCCTacgccaacgccatcgcTGCTCCTGTGCTGACGTgcatcctcggccgcaagatcggtgccgaggacggcgccgacgccatgcGCGAGCAGTACCAACTCCGCGAGTTCTCGGCCTCCCTGCTCGGCCAGATCGCCCGCAAGTACGCCGCCTCCAACAACCTGCTCCGCCCCAAGCTCGTGCGCACCTGCCTCAAGTTCTTCATGGACCCGGACAAGCCCCCGGCCACCCACTTTGGCGCCATCACCGGTgtcgcctccgccggcgggcccgaggccgtccgcgtcctcgtGCTCAAGTGCCTGCGCGCCTACAACGACAACATCCTGCAGCCGCTCAGGGACcgtggcgagggcgtcgagttcgagatgctcgtcggcggcatcctcaaggccatcgccaccATGATCGAGGACGAGCGGGTTGCCGTCAACGGCATCAATGGCACCGCCAACAActacgccgccgagctcaacGAGTTCATCGGGCCCATCTTGGGCGAGCGGCTCAACAGCCTGGGCAACCGGAGGCTGATCAAGCACGTCCTGGATGCCAGAAACATAGAATAA